Genomic window (Macrobrachium rosenbergii isolate ZJJX-2024 chromosome 48, ASM4041242v1, whole genome shotgun sequence):
gtaaatccaggaaaatctaaggtaagttttcaaataacttttccttttgctcataagctgggctttcttggtttcatggcagcatcattataattttgtttcaatttctcaccagccaagagtccagtttatgacaatatatatatatatatatatatatatatatatatatatatatatatatatatatatatatatatatatatatatatatatatatatatatatatatatctctctctctctctctctctctctctctctctgataactctctctctctctctctctctctctctctctctcaggttctaaGTTAAACTTAACCATTAATTGTATGAGAAtaaagtctttttttaataagaaatatttggaCTATACTCTTACGCCATTTTGCTTCTTTCCTCGTACAGTATCGAGTGAATTGCCACAGCAGCTACAGTGCTATCCGTTTCAGGGGCGGCAAGTCAtcgttttttctcaaatatctttcaaactaattatttgatcgaaatgatgCTTTAACACAGTGTacgagacacctcccgctaatttttggtaatgcaGTGCGCTGTCAAATGGttttactatgagattcacagccggtgtcccgatgtgtttccggaataaaattttatcaacgtacctgacaaagtTAATAACGTAActaatgacgtcattaacttgcctccttctcgatggataattggctatttgtgaaaaagtctcaacctctggcaacaatgaaatacaaccaatactccttgtttacactctgtagtagtagtagtagtagtagtagtagtagtagtagtagtagtagtactagtatataggatttatgccatgaagTCGACTGCCAGAATCCTTGAAGAAAGGGGTTTCCAAaagtaatccgagaaattactttctatcactatttcttcattaaaaaattatataattaaaaatcaattaacaaagcGAAGAAAAACTTTGgcattgtaataatttttcctaatatgacagTGACGATCATTGTAACAATTGACAATAGGATTAGATTGGTAAGTGATCTTAACACAAAATGACCAACAACCCTCTATCTCTTTTTCTGGCTAAtatcctgtaatttttttatacattgctttttccttgcttgctttccaacacctctaactactTCTCAGACCTGAATGACATTAATAGGTTCCACCCTTAggctatgccctaaattccaTGATGCAAATCAATCCAATCCACTGTGAAGTGAAGAGTGGCCAGTTTAAAAtagtaacctgtcaattaaaaggtgatagggaaattaaaatggagattgccatttatttataaatggctCGAACGCCGTAAAGGtgtattttctgtaagttttgtcgCTGTTTGAGGAGTTGGTTTTTAGAGTAGATCATTAAATCGATTTATTTCGatttattgataagtatcaatatgtgtaatacatttttataatgaaacaattattgttgtatgtttcaaaaatatattttgcaagtacagaaatgaaacatccattacagaaaaacaatttattctccGTTGCTGTCCAGGGAGAggtcttcatcctcatcctcatcatcagtgACTATGTTTATGATGACaggttccacgctctcatggatattatcCAAcgtccagtactcctcctcaaagcgCTGAGAATGACGAATAGCTCCTGTCCACACCTCTGTGTTAGCGCAAAGCCTGGCCTCCTGTAACTTGGCCTGAAGGTCCGCCCTGGTGAATCGCTGGAGGGATGAGAGGATGTGGCGCTTCACGCACCCCCATACCTGCTCAATGGCACTGAGCTCGGGGTGGCCGGGAGGAAGGCGTACGACCTCATGGCCCCACTCGCTGATAACACTGTCCACTTTGTAGCAGGGCTTCGGCCGATTTTTTTGGCAAATGAAAAGTAGCTCTGGGCATGTGGCTCCTGCTGGGAAAGGTATCCTAAGATGCTCCAGCCATTTGATGAGGTTCTCCCTTTTTGTGACTGAAGTAGGGCAACCACCATCTTCCGTTAGTGTGCTGTGATATGGAGCATTGTCTATCACAAGTACTGATGGCTCAGGTAGGGATGGCAGGAGCTGTGTTGTTAGCCACTGGTGGAAAAGCTCGTTATTCATTTCCCGTGGTAGTCGACCTGGTTAGACTTGACTGGGTAGCAAAGGTATGACCCTTCTACGAAGCCATTGGCTGTGCCAGCTGCAACTACCACGAAACGCCCTCCTTTTCCAGGTGGCACTCGACGGCTGTAAGAGGCGCTAGTGTTAGCCTGTGTGGTATCAACCCACTCCTTGTTGTGGCCCATCCGGGTGGTGAACCAAGTCTAGTCCACATACAccacctttcttccttcctcccggTGGTGCTGTAGAGCTCATAGAGCACTGATCCGCCAGCACATGACGTCGAGTGATTCCTCTCTCACGTACAGTGCATCTTTCATTGAGATGTCCGACACCAAAATCCCATTGTCTGCATGAGCCGCAGTACTGAAGACTCTGACATCTCCTCTGGAATGATATTGGCAGTCTTAAGGTCAACCTTCAGGGTACTAACTGTGAAGTACTGCTTCTCAGCAAACTTTTGGTGAATGAAACGGCGAATGTCCCCAACTGTAAAGTTATTGAAGACAGGTGGTGCTGGTGATGCTGCAGGTGTCGACGGGGGAGAGGTGAGGGATGTGGTGGCACGGTTGACTACACTTTCCTCACCGCCTCCAAAGTCATGCCCATGATAAATCCAATGCGTTCATAAGGCCTGGAGGAAAATTGCAGCattatcatatgtgtatatataatatatatatatatatatatatatatatatatatatatatatatatatatatatatatatatatatatatatatatatgtatatgtatatatatatatatatatatatatatatatatatatatatatatatatatatatatatatatatatatatatatatatatatatatatatatatatatatatat
Coding sequences:
- the LOC136831026 gene encoding uncharacterized protein, whose translation is MNNELFHQWLTTQLLPSLPEPSVLVIDNAPYHSTLTEDGGCPTSVTKRENLIKWLEHLRIPFPAGATCPELLFICQKNRPKPCYKVDSVISEWGHEVVRLPPGHPELSAIEQVWGCVKRHILSSLQRFTRADLQAKLQEARLCANTEVWTGAIRHSQRFEEEYWTLDNIHESVEPVIINIVTDDEDEDEDLSLDSNGE